In Carnobacterium sp. CP1, the following are encoded in one genomic region:
- a CDS encoding redox-sensing transcriptional repressor Rex — MSNLKVPKATAKRLPIYYRYLRFLHDAGKERVSSTELSAAVKVDSATIRRDFSYFGALGKRGYGYDVEDLMNFFSKTLKQDRLTNVALIGVGNLGHALLNYNFHQSNNMRISAAFDINKEIVGTILSGVPVYPMSEMVEQLRLQQIEVVILTVPTEVAQETTNDLAEAGVKGIMNFTPIRISVPKSIRVQNVDLTNELQTLIYFLDHYNTDKDKDKKDEE, encoded by the coding sequence ATGTCCAATTTAAAAGTACCAAAAGCAACGGCAAAAAGATTGCCGATTTATTACCGTTATTTGCGTTTTTTGCATGATGCAGGCAAAGAACGTGTTTCTTCGACTGAATTAAGTGCAGCAGTAAAAGTTGATAGTGCTACTATACGCCGTGACTTTTCTTATTTTGGAGCTTTAGGAAAAAGAGGTTATGGTTATGATGTTGAAGACTTGATGAATTTTTTCAGCAAAACATTGAAACAAGATCGTTTGACTAACGTAGCTTTAATTGGTGTAGGGAATTTAGGCCATGCTTTATTGAATTACAATTTTCACCAAAGCAATAATATGCGGATCAGCGCTGCCTTTGATATCAATAAAGAAATCGTTGGAACTATCCTAAGCGGAGTACCTGTTTATCCGATGAGCGAAATGGTTGAACAACTTCGCTTACAGCAAATCGAAGTGGTCATTTTAACGGTACCTACGGAAGTAGCCCAAGAAACCACAAATGATTTAGCAGAAGCAGGAGTTAAAGGTATCATGAACTTTACGCCTATCCGGATTTCTGTACCAAAGAGTATACGTGTTCAAAATGTTGACTTAACAAATGAATTGCAAACGTTGATTTATTTCTTAGATCATTACAATACGGATAAAGATAAAGACAAGAAAGACGAAGAATAA
- the groL gene encoding chaperonin GroEL (60 kDa chaperone family; promotes refolding of misfolded polypeptides especially under stressful conditions; forms two stacked rings of heptamers to form a barrel-shaped 14mer; ends can be capped by GroES; misfolded proteins enter the barrel where they are refolded when GroES binds) yields the protein MAKDIKFSEDARAAMLRGVDILADTVKVTLGPKGRNVVLEKSFGSPLITNDGVTIAKEIELEDHFENMGAKLVVEVASKTNDIAGDGTTTATVLTQAIVREGLKNVTAGANPVGIRRGIELATKVAVEELLNISKKIETKESIAQIAAISSGDEETGHLVADAMEKVGNDGVITIEESKGIETELDVVEGMQFDRGYLSQYMVTDNDKMEAVLENPYLLITDKKISNIQDVLPLLEQILQQGRPLLIIADDVDGEALPTLVLNKLRGTFNVVAVKAPGFGDRRKAMLEDIAILTGGTVITEDLGLELKDTSIAELGHAAKVVVTKESTTIVEGAGSSDNIMQRVALLKSQAAETTSEFDREKLQERLAKLSGGVAVIKVGAATETELKDRKLRIEDALNAARAAVEEGIVSGGGTALINVQAKVAEIVAEGDVETGVKIVLRALEEPIRQIVANAGLEGSVIVEKLKHVEMGMGFNAATNEWVNMIDAGIVDPTKVTRSALQNAASVAALLLTTEAVVADQPTPDAPMGGGMMDPGMGGMM from the coding sequence ATGGCAAAAGATATTAAATTTTCAGAAGACGCCCGTGCAGCAATGTTACGCGGAGTGGATATTTTAGCAGATACAGTCAAAGTTACATTAGGACCCAAAGGAAGAAACGTTGTTTTAGAAAAATCTTTCGGTTCTCCTTTGATCACCAATGATGGTGTAACGATCGCCAAAGAAATCGAATTAGAAGATCATTTTGAAAATATGGGAGCTAAACTAGTTGTTGAAGTAGCTTCAAAAACCAATGATATTGCTGGTGACGGTACTACAACAGCTACTGTTTTAACACAAGCCATCGTTCGTGAAGGATTAAAAAACGTAACTGCTGGAGCTAACCCGGTCGGTATTCGCCGCGGAATCGAATTGGCAACTAAAGTAGCCGTTGAAGAATTATTGAATATTTCTAAAAAAATCGAAACAAAAGAATCGATTGCACAAATTGCTGCTATTTCATCAGGCGATGAAGAAACAGGTCACTTGGTTGCAGATGCAATGGAAAAAGTTGGCAACGACGGAGTCATTACGATTGAAGAATCTAAAGGAATTGAAACAGAATTAGATGTTGTCGAAGGAATGCAATTTGATCGTGGTTACTTATCACAATACATGGTAACAGATAACGATAAGATGGAAGCCGTTCTAGAAAACCCGTATCTATTGATCACAGACAAAAAGATTTCGAATATCCAAGATGTTTTGCCTTTATTAGAACAAATATTGCAACAAGGTCGCCCATTATTGATTATTGCAGATGATGTTGACGGAGAAGCACTGCCAACTTTAGTTTTAAATAAATTACGCGGAACATTCAATGTTGTAGCCGTTAAAGCTCCTGGGTTTGGAGATCGCCGTAAAGCAATGTTGGAAGATATCGCTATTTTGACTGGCGGAACAGTGATTACAGAAGATTTAGGCTTAGAATTAAAAGATACAAGTATTGCTGAATTAGGACATGCAGCTAAAGTAGTTGTGACAAAAGAGTCGACGACTATCGTTGAAGGTGCTGGTTCTTCAGATAACATCATGCAACGTGTAGCGTTGTTGAAATCACAAGCTGCTGAAACAACTTCTGAATTTGACCGCGAAAAATTGCAAGAGCGTTTAGCAAAACTTTCTGGCGGAGTGGCTGTGATCAAAGTTGGTGCAGCTACTGAAACAGAATTGAAAGACCGCAAGCTTCGTATTGAAGATGCTTTGAATGCAGCACGTGCAGCTGTTGAAGAAGGAATTGTTTCCGGTGGAGGAACCGCCTTGATCAATGTTCAAGCCAAAGTTGCTGAAATCGTTGCTGAAGGCGATGTGGAAACTGGCGTGAAAATCGTTTTACGTGCTTTAGAAGAACCTATCCGTCAAATCGTTGCCAATGCTGGTCTTGAAGGATCCGTTATTGTTGAAAAACTGAAACATGTCGAAATGGGGATGGGCTTCAATGCAGCTACTAACGAGTGGGTCAATATGATTGATGCAGGTATTGTTGATCCAACAAAAGTTACACGTTCAGCACTTCAAAACGCTGCAAGTGTTGCGGCATTGTTGTTGACAACTGAAGCAGTAGTAGCAGACCAACCAACGCCAGATGCGCCAATGGGTGGCGGCATGATGGATCCCGGTATGGGCGGTATGATGTAA
- a CDS encoding YdiK family protein: protein MNNKNFIMQIVFNYLMAVLFVWFTINSVSSDGWGIFPILFVIFATNDFIRGSKILEIYLKIKKGGKPK from the coding sequence ATGAATAATAAAAATTTTATCATGCAAATTGTTTTTAATTACTTGATGGCTGTTCTTTTTGTTTGGTTTACCATCAACTCCGTATCCTCAGATGGTTGGGGTATTTTCCCAATTTTGTTTGTTATCTTCGCAACCAATGATTTTATCCGAGGGTCTAAAATTCTTGAAATTTATTTGAAGATAAAAAAAGGCGGCAAACCTAAATAA
- the groES gene encoding co-chaperone GroES, with protein sequence MLKPLGERVIIEVAKEEEKTVSGIVLPGSAQEKPQTGSIIAVGEGRILENGSKVELSVKVGDTVLFEKYTGTEVKYEGKEYLVLREQDIVAIVE encoded by the coding sequence GTGTTAAAACCATTAGGAGAGCGTGTCATTATTGAAGTCGCCAAAGAAGAAGAGAAGACTGTCAGCGGGATTGTTTTACCAGGTTCAGCGCAAGAAAAACCCCAAACTGGATCGATCATTGCAGTCGGCGAAGGTCGCATACTGGAAAACGGTTCAAAAGTTGAATTGTCTGTCAAAGTTGGCGATACGGTATTGTTTGAAAAGTATACTGGGACAGAAGTCAAATATGAAGGCAAAGAATATCTTGTATTAAGAGAACAAGATATCGTTGCAATTGTTGAATAA
- a CDS encoding CPBP family intramembrane glutamic endopeptidase: protein MKKALSHTAIVMTLVYILAQFLPVLIIVLAPQSYQTEALIYGNIFSFTAGAFVMLLLNRKSNIRNSITLSPSAPRSTVILWGILGIFMALAAQYAATLIEIFLLGLPMGSENTQQILLSIDKYPLYLIIVSIMAPIMEEFVFRKVIFGFFYDITGGVGAAVISSLLFAFMHFDSHILLYSTIGFVFSYLYVKTKNIATPIIAHVLMNTVVVLLNLFL from the coding sequence ATGAAAAAAGCACTAAGTCACACCGCTATTGTTATGACGCTGGTTTACATTCTGGCACAGTTTTTACCGGTTTTGATCATTGTCTTAGCTCCTCAAAGTTACCAAACAGAAGCTTTGATTTATGGTAATATTTTTTCTTTTACTGCAGGCGCCTTCGTTATGCTTCTGCTTAACCGAAAATCGAATATCCGGAACAGCATTACATTGAGTCCTTCAGCACCACGGTCTACCGTTATTCTTTGGGGAATACTGGGTATTTTTATGGCCTTAGCTGCTCAATATGCGGCTACCTTGATTGAAATTTTTTTACTAGGCTTACCCATGGGCTCAGAAAACACACAACAAATTTTATTGTCCATCGACAAATACCCTTTATACCTGATCATTGTTTCTATTATGGCACCGATTATGGAAGAATTTGTTTTCCGAAAAGTTATTTTTGGGTTCTTCTATGATATCACAGGTGGAGTTGGAGCAGCGGTCATTAGCTCACTACTGTTTGCTTTCATGCATTTTGACAGTCACATTCTGCTTTATTCAACGATCGGTTTTGTGTTCTCTTATCTGTACGTAAAAACTAAAAACATCGCCACTCCGATTATCGCACATGTACTGATGAATACAGTAGTGGTTTTACTCAACTTATTCTTATAA